The Paenibacillus sp. RUD330 genome has a segment encoding these proteins:
- a CDS encoding cytochrome d ubiquinol oxidase subunit II, translating to MISYELMGISVLWLFLYGYLIVASIDFGAGSFAFYARSTKQDHVMNRLISRYLSPVWEITNVFFVFFYIGIVGFFPDTAYYYGSALLVPGSIAVILLAIRGSFYAFENYGSKTNIIYLFLYGATGLLIPASLSVALTVSEGGFILKQADAVSLDYWALFTNPLSWSIVGLAIVSVLFISSSFLAFYASRAEDHSALKLLRTYALFWSTPTIITALTAFIFLGQHNERHFQNMMDLWWLLGLSVAFFMVAMWLLYQGRRYGLAFICIMLQFFSAFFAYGIGHYPYILDPYITIQGGATSPSMGFALVVAFIGGLCLLIPSLALVFKLFLFDADYVKGNK from the coding sequence ATGATCAGTTACGAGCTGATGGGCATCTCGGTGCTGTGGCTGTTTCTATACGGCTATCTGATCGTTGCCTCCATTGATTTCGGAGCGGGCTCTTTTGCCTTTTATGCTCGATCGACCAAGCAGGATCATGTCATGAATCGTCTCATTTCCCGATATTTATCTCCGGTTTGGGAAATTACAAACGTATTTTTTGTCTTTTTCTATATCGGCATCGTCGGCTTTTTCCCCGATACGGCCTATTATTACGGCTCCGCGCTGCTTGTACCGGGAAGCATCGCCGTCATCCTGCTCGCCATTCGAGGCTCGTTTTACGCCTTTGAAAACTATGGCTCCAAAACGAACATTATCTATCTGTTTTTGTACGGAGCGACGGGGCTGCTGATTCCGGCCTCCTTGTCGGTGGCTCTGACGGTCTCTGAGGGCGGCTTTATCTTGAAGCAGGCGGATGCCGTTTCTCTGGATTACTGGGCGCTGTTCACAAATCCGTTGTCCTGGAGCATCGTCGGCCTTGCGATCGTGTCCGTCTTGTTCATCAGCAGCTCTTTTCTGGCCTTTTACGCCTCGCGCGCAGAGGATCATTCCGCTCTGAAGCTGCTGCGGACCTATGCCCTGTTTTGGAGCACCCCGACGATCATTACCGCATTGACGGCGTTTATTTTTTTGGGCCAGCACAATGAGCGGCATTTTCAAAACATGATGGATTTATGGTGGCTGCTCGGGCTCTCCGTTGCCTTTTTCATGGTCGCTATGTGGCTTTTATATCAAGGACGCCGGTACGGTCTGGCTTTCATATGCATCATGCTGCAATTTTTCTCGGCCTTTTTCGCTTACGGGATCGGACATTATCCGTATATCCTCGATCCGTACATCACGATTCAAGGCGGCGCTACCTCGCCGTCGATGGGATTTGCGCTTGTCGTCGCTTTCATTGGAGGCCTGTGCCTGCTGATTCCTTCGCTGGCTCTTGTCTTCAAGCTGTTCCTGTTCGATGCGGATTATGTCAAAGGGAACAAATAA